A window of Plasmodium brasilianum strain Bolivian I chromosome 8, whole genome shotgun sequence contains these coding sequences:
- a CDS encoding hypothetical protein (conserved Plasmodium protein), with amino-acid sequence MYSKDENDENNKINLNNYKNILHNKKKILGLLNKDPLEKKGNYILAEKKDNKGVVSTSECKKGQSGGIDQVKSNLEEVEEVLDESEEEEEEEEEEEEEEEEEEEEEDEDDDEDYEVDEEEEEDDDDEFDEEEYDDEQREINFNSYNNSYYETYNDEEGEKYRNNIEQLLKNKNRNEKCKNKEEKNEIMFEKYNKLLSNYRVRKEKLSKDYIKDCIKDCVEEDSANSCCFSCKSEERNKNMPLNVQADVKENLKSHQGINWNNRDSNTNNIEYEEGDFIRDVLDRIDEIYYKESRYKNLKSVNNNNNNLCINDLNLNLISEYLNVDISVFHKKTTILLLGNTQSGKSSFINWFSETYVQNTSSLAKKNQITYVDIKSNFKFQFNKLQNQNYQFGVVNRLTDEGYGHYTGKAQYYGKAHANYDSTYGGKYGGTYENTCGNTRGDRYIDHDMNGPTHHNVDDHCYNENDSCGGGGKKIMFSGEHCYYLFKPFQQLRKKGHDIKKYIYGKLYYQNNLTKYMNRVNSVSFIDTSGIDDGSGIDDMSNVEYDEIIMNLSKYVDLIFIFVDSNKFSINNRLLRIINYLLDNQINKVTICLTRIDIIKKINLYRVVFYLTQYFLRNLNIFKYQSLNDTSNKRKEDEEFNDYEDETIQRHGKSFFNKNKMEKINILFNRSIRSFQNVLLFPNMLAKMITSQKNTTEKGSIKRKGINAPSSGSYYLNNITGEDGVEEKSPFSRYTSRRSAGRWMGGYDQAEVEEKDETEENCGVMSGPIRAESTVRINAGKEEEKKEEKSILKKILTTSYNSFKEKIMGSEETDQNSNKAAKHWRRQEDTTHHGGHFNYNDGQNYEGNFVRSDVKNERNDVFAKVYKRNNHQLEYVERTSNSYQERDGIINELNRSKHVKENNRLENIFEKKINYSDGLKNMSIFLFVLMYEVVTTVYSLVHTTINRYITANGSRRVVNVEKMQKLDNAHKMRYINPDDAITTGTRKRSSNINNNNNINNNINSNNNINSNGNRGESASGSSNGNAYKILEFLTIYLPEMPYDLLKREKWKYEESNIHCNHDRRKKFSCNIQYEHTEYTGMMQNDTTNYNTHDVINNNRFNKKKNYPQRRSIPEDFILLSKGNKNNNDDCYNDSIEHVSYINNNKFRGINEISRNSYITDSVYNTNNERASNYLVENDPRESSPYSSKGKYYHVGEEARLHQRVHHRDHPQVHPQYEPSNYPYTHSNNRNFNYMRMRNEDVKELNMIHELLFKIDESIDLKTNQSIYMLKRDLQNIQNSCLKKISDNNEIIKKNRSLRIQNIKFYFFKYMAIFFGFIISLLRYDLLVYFNFIKPELFFSIFSKYFLFLASYNKNSLFIAVNMLLVVAYFALYIRYNRRNYFKSLDKSDLNKLKIILLFTQIIFDEINQLHLKLLGRTDKDVRR; translated from the coding sequence TATTAGCAGAGAAAAAAGACAATAAAGGTGTAGTGAGTACTAGTGAGTGTAAAAAGGGGCAATCTGGAGGAATAGATCAAGTTAAGAGTAACTTGGAGGAGGTAGAAGAAGTATTAGATGAAAGTgaagaggaagaggaagaggaggaagaggaggaagaggaagaagaggaagaagaggaagaagaggaTGAGGATGATGATGAAGATTACGAAGTGGACgaggaggaggaggaggaTGACGACGATGAATTTGACGAAGAAGAATATGATGATGAACAAAgagaaattaattttaactcatataataattcttaCTACGAAACATATAATGATGAAGAGGGTGAAAAATATCGAAACAACATAGAACAATTactaaagaataaaaatcggaacgaaaaatgcaaaaataaagaggaaaaaaacgaaataatgtttgaaaaatataataaattattatcgAATTATAGAGttagaaaggaaaaattgtCAAAGGACTATATAAAAGATTGTATAAAAGATTGTGTCGAAGAAGATAGCGCCAATTCATGTTGCTTCAGTTGCAAGAGTGAAGAAAGAAATAAGAACATGCCTCTAAATGTACAAGCAGATGtaaaggaaaatttaaaaagtcaTCAAGGTATAAATTGGAATAACAGGGATAGTAATACAAATAACATTGAGTATGAAGAAGGAGATTTTATACGTGATGTGCTGGATCGAAttgatgaaatatattacaaagaatcaagatataaaaatttaaaaagtgtaaataataataacaacaatttgtgtataaatgatttaaacttaaatttaataagcgaatatttaaatgtagatatatccgtttttcataaaaaaactaCTATTCTATTACTAGGAAATACACAAAGTGGTAAGAGTTCCTTTATCAACTGGTTCAGTGAGACTTACGTGCAAAACACTAGTAGTCTTGCCAAGAAAAATCAAATTACCTATGTAGACATTAAGAGCAATTTCAAGTttcaatttaataaattgcAAAATCAGAATTATCAGTTTGGGGTCGTGAACAGGTTAACAGATGAGGGTTACGGCCATTATACGGGGAAAGCGCAATATTATGGAAAAGCTCATGCTAATTATGATAGCACGTATGGCGGCAAGTATGGAGGCACTTATGAAAACACTTGCGGTAACACTCGCGGTGATCGTTACATAGACCATGATATGAATGGCCCCACCCACCATAATGTGGATGACCACTGTTATAATGAGAATGATTCTTGTGGAGGAGGGGGGAAAAAAATCATGTTTTCAGGAGaacattgttattatttgttcAAGCCCTTTCAACAACTACGAAAAAAAGGGcatgatattaaaaaatatatatatggaaaattatactatcaaaataatttgactaaatatatgaacagaGTAAACTCAGTGTCTTTTATTGATACTAGCGGTATTGATGATGGAAGTGGAATTGATGATATGAGCAATGTAGAATATgatgaaattattatgaacTTATCAAAATATGTTGAcctaatattcatttttgttgactcgaataaattttcaataaataatagactcttaagaataattaattatttactagataatcaaataaataaagttaCCATATGTTTAACTAGAAtagatataattaaaaaaataaatctataCAGAGTTGTATTTTACCTGACTCAATACTTTCTTAGAAATctgaacatttttaaatatcagTCCTTAAATGATACTTCAAATAAAAGAAAGGAGGATGAGGAATTTAATGACTACGAGGATGAAACTATACAAAGACATGGAAAAAgcttttttaacaaaaacaaaatggaaaaaataaatatattatttaatagatCAATCAGATCCTTTCAAAATGTGCTCCTCTTTCCTAACATGCTAGCTAAAATGATAACAAGCCAAAAAAATACCACTGAAAAAGGATCTATAAAAAGAAAGGGTATAAATGCTCCCAGTTCTGGCTCATACTATTTGAACAACATTACAGGGGAGGACGGGGTAGAAGAGAAGTCCCCATTTAGTAGATACACCAGCAGAAGAAGCGCCGGCCGTTGGATGGGGGGTTACGATCAAGCGGAGGTCGAAGAAAAAGACGAAACTGAAGAAAACTGCGGAGTAATGAGTGGACCAATCCGTGCAGAAAGCACAGTGAGAATAAATGCCGgaaaagaggaagaaaaaaaggaagagaaAAGCATACTTAAAAAGATCCTAACCACAAGCTACAACTCGTTTAAAGAAAAGATAATGGGATCAGAAGAGACGGACCAAAATAGTAACAAAGCTGCTAAGCATTGGAGAAGACAGGAGGATACAACTCATCATGGGGGTCATTTCAATTACAACGATGGACAGAATTATGAAGGAAATTTTGTAAGGAGTgatgtaaaaaatgaaagaaatgaTGTATTTGCAAAAGTTTACAAAAGGAATAATCATCAACTAGAATATGTAGAAAGAACAAGTAACAGTTACCAAGAAAGGGATGGtattataaatgaattaaatagaAGCAAACAtgtaaaggaaaataatcgTCTAGagaatatatttgaaaagaaaattaactATAGTGACGGTCTAAAGAACATGAGcatctttttatttgtattaatgTATGAAGTCGTAACAACAGTTTATAGCTTAGTCCATACCACAATAAATAGGTACATCACTGCGAATGGCAGTAGGAGGGTTGTTAACGtagaaaaaatgcaaaagtTGGACAACGCACACAAAATGAGATATATCAACCCGGATGATGCCATCACTACTGGCACCAGAAAGAGAAGTAGTAACatcaataacaataacaatatcAATAACAATatcaatagtaataacaatatcaATAGTAATGGCAACAGAGGTGAAAGTGCAAGTGGAAGTAGTAATGGTAATGCATATAAAATCCTCGAATTTTTAACTATATATTTACCAGAAATGCCTtatgatttattaaaaagagaGAAGTGGAAATACGAAGAAAGTAATATTCATTGTAACCACGATAGGAGAAAGAAGTTTAGCTGTAATATACAGTATGAACATACAGAATATACTGGAATGATGCAAAATGATACCACAAACTATAATACACATgatgttataaataataatcgttttaacaaaaagaaaaattatccACAGAGGAGAAGCATACCTGAAGATTTTATCCTCCTTAGTAAGGGAAATAAGAATAACAATGATGACTGCTACAATGATAGTATTGAACATGTGtcgtatataaataacaataaatttCGGGGTATTAATGAAATTAGCAGAAATTCTTACATAACAGATAgtgtatataatacaaataatgaaAGGGCCTCTAACTACCTTGTGGAAAACGATCCAAGGGAAAGCTCCCCTTACTCATCGAAAGGGAAATACTACCACGTAGGTGAAGAAGCGAGACTGCATCAACGAGTGCACCATCGGGATCATCCACAAGTCCATCCCCAATATGAACCGAGCAATTATCCTTATACGCACTCAAATAACCGAAACTTCAACTACATGCGAATGAGAAATGAAGACGTGAAAGAGTTAAACATGATTCATGAATTGTTGTTCAAAATCGACGAAAGCATAGATTTAAAGACTAAccaaagtatatatatgcttaagAGAGACCTACagaatattcaaaatagttgcttaaagaaaatatcagataataatgaaataattaaaaaaaatagatccTTAcgaatacaaaatataaaattttattttttcaaatatatggCTATATTTTTTGGCTTTATCATATCTTTACTCAGATATGATTTATTAGTATActttaatttcattaaacCTGAACTATTCTTTagtattttttctaaatactttcttttcttagcatcttataacaaaaattccCTCTTCATAGCTGTCAACATGCTATTAGTAGTGGCTTACTTTGCTTTATACATTCGCTACAACCGAAGAAACTACTTCAAATCTTTAGACAAAAGcgatttaaataaattgaaaattattttgttgttcacgcaaataatttttgacGAAATTAATCAGCTCCACTTAAAGCTCCTCGGAAGGACGGATAAGGATGTGCGCAGATGA